In Luteolibacter sp. Y139, the following proteins share a genomic window:
- a CDS encoding beta strand repeat-containing protein, which yields MKRPYSSIVRNCALIFAGWLAPLGSQAAQLAYEGFDYSSGAGNLTGLGGGFGWNGNWLTVNNGSADVTLASLAAGASSPSGYDALSIGKGAFLPNGRRVGRLLDTSTNGPFGQQGYRDVNGRIGADGTTLYLSFMQQPNGTDSYYEFEFHRDNLGDPGRIGGIGNDQPGGNVNLRAPNGTHTFIGAGSTNVNFYVVRIDFKAGNDDVRVYQNPTSATEPGVPTLTKLGAADMSFNGVSFGAFVGGIARTVAHDEVRFGQSWSDVTIPTLSAPVFATQPRASTTVFAGGSVSLVATAGGYPAPTYQWYHGVDLLPGKTSPVLTLSNVQAGDAGAYHVVATNSQGAPSSSNGTVVVQSTPAGLMVYEGFDYDAGSSNMNGKAGGLGWAAPWTAVDGGGGNVQSGNLAAGTNAPNGYDAQSLANSSFIPNAKRDGRLLDTSLGGRLGAAGYIDGNGNVGADGKTLYLSFLQQPDGTSLFYEFEFHKGNLGDPGRIGGVGNDTSNAVVNLRTPSNTPTLIGPGSTGVNFYVMRIDFKAGNQDEIRVYQNPVSATEPAVPTLLKTNGGDFSFNGLSVAAFVNGRTVKHDEIRIGQNWSDVVFGTSRRDLVWAGNGTTNNWDFVSNNWKVGVTPTAFVDGDPVTFDDTGSATPAVNVATNVATASLNVANSVNAYTIGGTNTVTASGGLTKTGSASLTITAPTSFGSSVTVNAGDLALNGTSTTSGNLSLGTGSGALTLGGTNTFNGSLLDSATTGNRTFSGTNTFTGLSTLNGNLTFSGTTNFTGAGAVIWFGNFTGANASVTIQPGAVINITGNYNDALVFGRDGGNASVIQNGGTLTYNPANRGEAFLGASGVNTGTNPTYQMNGGVLDMSNKRLGIALGGNGAGVTAAFTQTGGSVLVRQLDMGANLGFGNATYTLSGGSITIGEAGITTASNLYTIDLGGGTVNAAASWNSALDITLTGTNGNTTFDTANNTVRLAGAIDGTGGLVKNGTGTLILTGFNSYSGATQVNAGTIGGRGTSDNSALTVASGATLAPGDLLTDIFLVPSAVLASGSTFHVKIDNEEDSADQLQSLGTVNISGVNLTFSEMGAGVIPAGEDLVIVDASSGRTGTFAGLPEGAALDTGLNTFVIHYTANQVKLTSTSVENPYVTWATAHGLDGSPGKDPAFDADPEGDGIANGLEWVLGGDPLAGDGGSLLTSSADATGGLTLEFNREENSIGQTTLVVQWNTNLSATWTDVPVTQAGGSYANGVTVSVDQEATPDHVSVNIPASNAAGGGLFARVRVTSP from the coding sequence ATGAAACGACCCTACTCCTCTATCGTCAGGAATTGTGCCCTGATTTTTGCGGGATGGTTGGCACCTCTCGGATCGCAGGCCGCGCAGCTGGCCTACGAGGGGTTCGACTATTCGAGCGGTGCCGGCAATCTAACAGGATTGGGCGGCGGCTTCGGCTGGAATGGAAACTGGCTGACGGTCAACAACGGCAGCGCCGATGTGACCCTCGCCAGCCTGGCCGCCGGTGCGAGTTCGCCTTCCGGCTACGACGCGCTTTCCATTGGCAAAGGCGCCTTCCTGCCCAACGGCAGGCGGGTCGGCCGTCTGCTCGATACCTCCACGAACGGTCCATTCGGCCAGCAGGGCTATCGCGACGTCAATGGCCGGATCGGTGCCGATGGCACGACGCTTTACCTGAGCTTCATGCAGCAGCCGAATGGCACGGACTCCTACTACGAGTTCGAATTCCACCGCGACAATCTGGGAGATCCCGGTCGCATTGGCGGGATTGGCAATGACCAGCCCGGAGGCAATGTGAACCTCCGCGCTCCCAATGGTACCCACACCTTCATCGGAGCGGGCAGCACCAATGTGAACTTCTACGTGGTGCGGATTGATTTCAAGGCGGGCAATGACGACGTCCGCGTCTATCAGAATCCGACTTCCGCGACGGAGCCCGGTGTGCCGACGCTGACCAAGCTCGGTGCTGCGGACATGTCGTTCAATGGCGTTTCCTTCGGGGCGTTTGTTGGCGGCATCGCACGTACCGTGGCGCACGACGAGGTGCGTTTCGGGCAGAGCTGGTCGGATGTCACGATTCCGACGCTGTCGGCGCCGGTTTTCGCCACGCAGCCGCGGGCTTCCACGACGGTCTTTGCCGGCGGCTCCGTGAGCTTGGTTGCAACGGCCGGTGGTTATCCAGCTCCGACTTACCAGTGGTATCACGGGGTGGACCTTCTTCCCGGGAAAACCAGCCCGGTGCTCACTCTGAGCAATGTGCAGGCTGGTGATGCGGGTGCTTATCACGTGGTCGCTACCAATTCGCAGGGTGCGCCTTCGAGTTCGAATGGAACCGTAGTGGTGCAAAGCACGCCAGCGGGCCTGATGGTTTATGAGGGTTTCGACTACGACGCAGGCAGCTCGAACATGAACGGGAAAGCGGGCGGCCTCGGCTGGGCGGCTCCTTGGACGGCTGTGGACGGCGGCGGTGGCAATGTCCAAAGCGGCAATCTTGCGGCAGGCACCAATGCGCCCAATGGCTACGATGCGCAATCACTGGCCAACAGCTCCTTCATCCCGAATGCGAAGCGTGACGGACGCCTGCTGGACACCTCGCTGGGCGGACGTCTCGGTGCCGCGGGCTACATCGACGGCAACGGCAATGTCGGCGCGGATGGGAAGACCCTTTATCTGAGCTTCCTGCAGCAGCCGGACGGCACCTCGCTCTTCTACGAGTTCGAGTTTCACAAGGGCAATCTCGGCGATCCCGGTCGTATCGGCGGCGTCGGCAATGATACGTCCAATGCGGTTGTCAACCTGAGGACTCCTTCCAACACGCCGACGTTGATCGGTCCTGGTAGCACCGGTGTGAACTTCTACGTGATGAGGATCGATTTCAAGGCGGGGAACCAAGATGAGATCAGGGTTTATCAGAATCCTGTTTCCGCGACTGAGCCAGCGGTGCCGACCTTGCTTAAGACGAATGGCGGAGACTTTTCGTTCAACGGTCTTTCCGTGGCCGCTTTCGTCAATGGCCGCACCGTGAAGCACGATGAGATCCGGATTGGTCAGAACTGGTCGGACGTGGTCTTTGGGACCAGCCGCCGCGACCTTGTTTGGGCGGGCAATGGGACCACCAACAACTGGGATTTCGTTTCCAACAACTGGAAAGTCGGAGTGACTCCCACCGCCTTCGTGGATGGCGATCCGGTCACCTTCGATGACACTGGTTCGGCAACGCCTGCGGTGAATGTCGCGACCAATGTGGCCACTGCGTCGCTCAACGTCGCGAATTCGGTGAACGCGTATACGATCGGAGGCACCAACACGGTCACCGCCTCGGGCGGCTTGACCAAGACGGGTAGCGCTTCGCTCACGATCACGGCGCCGACTTCCTTCGGTAGTTCGGTGACGGTGAATGCCGGGGACCTCGCGCTCAATGGCACTTCCACCACCTCAGGCAATCTCTCGCTTGGGACTGGCTCGGGAGCACTTACCCTCGGGGGAACCAATACCTTCAATGGCAGCCTGCTCGACTCGGCGACCACTGGCAACCGGACCTTCAGCGGGACCAATACCTTCACCGGCCTGTCCACGCTGAACGGGAACCTGACCTTCAGCGGGACCACGAACTTCACCGGTGCCGGTGCCGTGATCTGGTTTGGCAATTTCACGGGAGCGAATGCTTCGGTGACCATCCAACCGGGTGCAGTCATCAACATCACCGGCAACTACAACGATGCGCTGGTATTCGGTCGCGACGGCGGCAACGCGTCGGTGATCCAGAACGGCGGCACCTTGACCTACAATCCGGCGAATCGCGGTGAAGCCTTCCTCGGTGCCAGCGGAGTCAATACCGGAACCAATCCCACCTATCAGATGAACGGCGGCGTGCTCGACATGAGCAACAAGCGCCTCGGCATCGCGCTCGGCGGAAATGGTGCGGGTGTCACCGCAGCCTTCACCCAGACCGGCGGCTCCGTCCTAGTTCGCCAGCTCGACATGGGTGCGAACCTGGGCTTTGGCAATGCGACCTACACGCTCTCGGGCGGTTCGATCACTATCGGTGAGGCGGGGATCACCACTGCCAGCAACCTGTATACGATCGATCTCGGCGGTGGCACCGTGAATGCCGCGGCGAGCTGGAATTCGGCGCTGGATATCACGCTTACCGGCACCAATGGCAACACCACCTTCGACACGGCCAACAATACGGTCCGGCTCGCGGGGGCCATCGATGGCACGGGTGGTCTGGTGAAGAACGGCACCGGCACCTTGATCCTCACCGGCTTCAATTCCTACAGTGGAGCGACGCAGGTCAATGCGGGCACCATCGGGGGACGCGGCACGAGTGACAACTCGGCGCTTACCGTCGCTTCCGGTGCCACGCTGGCCCCGGGTGACCTGCTCACGGATATCTTCCTCGTTCCGTCGGCCGTTCTGGCCAGTGGCTCGACCTTCCACGTGAAGATCGACAACGAGGAAGATTCCGCCGACCAGCTCCAGTCGCTGGGCACGGTGAACATCTCGGGTGTGAATCTCACCTTCAGCGAGATGGGTGCCGGTGTCATCCCGGCCGGAGAAGATCTGGTGATCGTCGATGCCTCCAGCGGACGGACGGGCACCTTCGCTGGCTTGCCGGAAGGCGCGGCGTTGGACACCGGGCTCAATACCTTCGTCATCCACTACACTGCGAACCAGGTGAAGCTGACTTCCACCTCCGTGGAGAATCCGTATGTCACGTGGGCAACTGCCCATGGTCTCGATGGCTCTCCTGGCAAGGATCCGGCCTTCGACGCCGATCCGGAAGGCGACGGCATCGCCAACGGCCTCGAGTGGGTGCTCGGTGGTGATCCGCTTGCTGGCGACGGTGGATCGCTGCTCACTTCCAGCGCCGATGCCACGGGTGGACTCACCCTTGAATTCAACCGCGAGGAGAATTCCATCGGGCAGACCACCTTGGTCGTCCAATGGAACACCAATCTGAGCGCGACTTGGACCGATGTGCCGGTCACGCAAGCCGGCGGGTCCTATGCCAATGGCGTGACCGTCTCTGTCGATCAGGAGGCCACGCCGGACCATGTGTCCGTCAATATCCCCGCCTCCAACGCCGCGGGTGGCGGGCTGTTCGCACGGGTGCGTGTGACTTCGCCGTAA
- the hrpA gene encoding ATP-dependent RNA helicase HrpA, whose product MTDALPPLNYPESLPVVGMRREIVAAIQGNPVVVVVSETGSGKTTQLPKMVAEALAGSKRKIGCTQPRRIAAASVAKRVAEELKGPLGGFVGYQVRFEDKTTKETRIKFMTDGILLAETQGDPDLKQYDALILDEAHERSLNIDFLLGYLKRLLGRRKDLKLVISSATLDAGSFSAFFNGAPVLQAEGRTFGVEEFFLPPDEEEELIRHVPRAVDWLTDVDPMGDVLVFLPGEREIRDCADALDGRRYRNTEVLPLFARLGLGDQQRIFSPGSKRRIILATNVAETSLTIPRIVSVVDSGVARVSRWSPARGVQRLQIEEVSQASARQRKGRCGRVREGVCVRLYSEENLNERAEFTDPEIRRSSLAGVILRMKSLGLPDIEDFPFLDPPAPKAIAEGYRTLREVGALDKEKNLTESGRTMARMPVDPRLSRILLEARHEHCLGEILPVVALLESSDPKERPAEKIKQADAAHARWKDVDSDFRSILRLWLDLQRFREGRGWKRNQLRKFCGDAFLSYRRVTEWANVHDELKELLDRELRWHLKPAPETVEKGASYEAFHRSLLAGVPRQFGLWDREERAYRSASGGHFAVFPGSGLFGGKRWDWVMAMELVETTRLWARRIARIDPAWVEQVASHLCTKRYGDGHWDEQHGAVYAKETVLCGGLPIVAGRRVHYGRIDPEGARKIFVREGLMQGGVKGKSRAAERLAALKEEIEGIEHKLRRPGGLWSEEAVLEFFESRLPEGMCTAKAFHDWRGKHEEQILANRQDVVLEDLDALDLEGHPDWIEHAGQEYALYYRAAPGERDDGVTMGVHIDQLPNLPDWLPSWGVPGDLAWRAEWLIRSLPKDLRRECQPVAEASNGFADEWRYREKDAPLEVRLAQYLTKFSGFTVEPRDFDLERLPEELITKIWVCDDEENEIAFGKEVKTLRAKLGKVVKDRFEAAANAEWERGGMKAWTEGDVPERIETSAGPAFPALVDEGSSVGVRAFSRQSEAEQSHRAGQVRLLMLAQPDQVAYLKKKYPLGLMAKVELPRMGITLDDLIALAGEGALGAKRFTTPAQFAAKSKDGKGKWFEAANAIGKSLDATFDAIGPVRQWIHENAKDRNLSAVAADLEEELAWLLRPRFVWRSGFARMRSHDRYLRGIRSRLGRLTSLPLVKDLEKMERVRKFWQPWFIAWTARPDDPALWEYGWLLEEFRLSLFAPDIGVEMKVSEKRLAEGF is encoded by the coding sequence ATGACGGACGCCCTGCCGCCGCTGAACTACCCTGAAAGCCTGCCGGTTGTCGGCATGCGGCGGGAGATCGTTGCTGCGATTCAGGGGAATCCGGTGGTGGTTGTGGTCAGCGAGACGGGGTCGGGGAAGACGACGCAGCTGCCGAAAATGGTGGCCGAGGCCTTGGCGGGGTCCAAGCGGAAGATCGGGTGCACCCAGCCGCGGCGGATTGCGGCGGCGAGTGTGGCGAAGCGGGTGGCGGAGGAGCTGAAGGGACCGCTGGGCGGATTTGTCGGCTATCAGGTGCGGTTCGAGGACAAGACGACCAAGGAGACGCGGATCAAGTTCATGACGGACGGGATCCTGCTGGCCGAGACGCAGGGCGATCCGGACTTGAAGCAGTATGACGCGCTGATTCTCGACGAGGCTCATGAGCGCTCGCTGAACATCGACTTCCTGCTCGGCTACCTGAAGCGGCTGTTAGGCCGGCGCAAGGATCTCAAGCTGGTGATTTCCTCCGCGACGCTGGATGCGGGGTCATTCTCCGCCTTCTTCAATGGTGCGCCGGTGCTTCAGGCGGAGGGGCGCACCTTCGGGGTGGAGGAGTTCTTCCTGCCGCCTGATGAAGAGGAAGAGCTGATCCGCCATGTGCCGCGTGCGGTCGATTGGTTGACGGATGTAGATCCGATGGGCGATGTGCTGGTGTTCCTGCCGGGCGAGCGCGAGATCCGCGATTGTGCCGATGCGCTCGATGGCAGGAGATATCGCAATACCGAGGTGCTGCCGCTCTTCGCGCGCCTCGGCCTTGGCGACCAGCAGCGGATCTTTTCGCCGGGCTCGAAGCGCCGGATCATCCTCGCGACGAATGTTGCGGAGACCTCGCTGACCATTCCGCGGATTGTCAGCGTGGTGGATAGCGGGGTGGCACGGGTCAGTCGCTGGAGCCCGGCTCGCGGGGTGCAGCGCTTGCAGATCGAGGAAGTCTCGCAAGCGAGCGCCCGCCAGAGGAAAGGGCGTTGCGGGCGTGTGCGGGAGGGCGTGTGTGTCCGGCTTTATTCTGAGGAGAACCTCAACGAGCGCGCAGAGTTCACCGATCCGGAGATCCGGCGCAGTTCGCTCGCCGGGGTGATCCTACGGATGAAGTCGCTGGGGCTGCCGGACATCGAGGACTTTCCGTTTCTCGATCCGCCGGCTCCGAAGGCGATCGCCGAGGGATACCGGACATTGCGGGAAGTCGGGGCGCTGGACAAAGAGAAGAATCTCACCGAATCCGGTCGCACGATGGCGCGGATGCCGGTGGATCCGCGGCTGTCGCGGATCTTGTTAGAGGCGCGGCATGAGCATTGCCTCGGAGAAATTTTGCCGGTGGTGGCGCTTCTTGAATCGAGCGATCCCAAGGAGCGCCCGGCGGAGAAGATTAAGCAGGCGGATGCGGCGCATGCGCGCTGGAAGGATGTCGATTCGGACTTCCGGTCGATCCTGCGGCTGTGGCTCGATCTGCAGCGTTTCCGTGAAGGGCGTGGCTGGAAGCGCAATCAGCTTCGCAAGTTCTGCGGTGATGCTTTCCTCAGCTATCGCCGCGTCACCGAGTGGGCGAACGTTCATGATGAGCTGAAGGAACTCCTGGATCGCGAGCTGCGCTGGCATCTGAAGCCGGCGCCGGAGACGGTCGAGAAGGGGGCTTCATACGAAGCATTCCATCGCTCGCTGCTTGCCGGGGTACCGCGGCAGTTCGGGCTGTGGGACCGGGAGGAGAGGGCGTATCGCAGCGCTTCCGGTGGACACTTCGCGGTGTTTCCGGGATCCGGCCTGTTCGGGGGGAAGCGCTGGGATTGGGTGATGGCGATGGAGCTGGTCGAGACGACGCGGCTGTGGGCGCGGCGGATCGCTCGCATCGATCCGGCCTGGGTGGAGCAGGTGGCATCGCACCTGTGCACGAAACGCTATGGTGACGGGCATTGGGATGAGCAGCATGGCGCGGTGTATGCGAAGGAGACCGTCCTGTGCGGTGGGCTACCCATCGTCGCGGGCCGGCGTGTGCACTACGGGCGCATCGATCCCGAGGGTGCGCGGAAGATTTTTGTCAGGGAAGGACTGATGCAGGGCGGCGTGAAGGGGAAGTCCCGGGCTGCCGAGCGGCTTGCCGCCTTGAAGGAAGAGATCGAAGGGATCGAGCACAAGCTGCGCCGGCCCGGCGGGCTGTGGAGCGAGGAAGCGGTGCTTGAGTTCTTCGAAAGCCGTTTGCCGGAGGGAATGTGCACGGCGAAGGCCTTCCACGACTGGCGTGGCAAGCATGAGGAGCAGATCCTCGCGAACCGGCAGGACGTGGTGCTGGAGGATCTGGATGCGCTCGACCTTGAAGGGCATCCGGATTGGATCGAGCACGCGGGTCAGGAATATGCGCTCTACTATCGCGCCGCGCCGGGTGAGCGTGATGATGGGGTAACGATGGGCGTGCACATCGACCAGCTTCCGAACCTGCCGGATTGGCTGCCTTCGTGGGGCGTGCCGGGCGATCTTGCGTGGCGTGCCGAGTGGTTGATCCGCTCGTTGCCGAAGGACTTGCGTCGCGAATGCCAGCCGGTGGCTGAGGCCTCGAATGGCTTTGCCGATGAATGGCGCTATCGGGAAAAGGACGCGCCGCTCGAAGTACGGCTCGCGCAGTACTTGACGAAGTTTTCGGGCTTCACCGTGGAGCCGCGCGACTTTGATCTGGAGCGCTTGCCGGAAGAATTGATCACCAAGATCTGGGTCTGTGACGACGAGGAAAACGAGATCGCCTTTGGCAAGGAGGTGAAGACGCTGCGGGCCAAGCTCGGGAAGGTCGTGAAGGATCGGTTCGAGGCCGCGGCGAATGCCGAGTGGGAACGCGGCGGCATGAAGGCGTGGACGGAAGGCGATGTGCCGGAGCGGATCGAGACGTCCGCGGGTCCCGCCTTTCCGGCGCTGGTGGATGAAGGCTCATCGGTCGGGGTGCGTGCCTTTTCGAGACAGTCCGAGGCGGAACAATCGCACCGCGCCGGGCAGGTGCGGCTGCTGATGCTCGCGCAGCCGGATCAAGTGGCCTACCTGAAGAAGAAATATCCGCTCGGGCTGATGGCGAAGGTGGAGCTGCCGCGGATGGGAATCACGCTGGATGATCTGATCGCGCTTGCTGGTGAAGGGGCGCTGGGTGCCAAGCGTTTCACCACGCCGGCCCAATTTGCGGCGAAGTCGAAGGACGGGAAGGGCAAGTGGTTCGAAGCGGCCAACGCGATTGGCAAGTCACTGGATGCCACCTTCGATGCGATTGGGCCGGTGCGGCAGTGGATCCATGAGAACGCGAAGGACCGCAACCTTTCGGCCGTCGCTGCGGATCTGGAGGAAGAACTCGCGTGGCTGCTACGTCCACGCTTCGTGTGGCGTTCCGGATTTGCACGGATGAGAAGCCACGATCGCTACCTGCGCGGAATTCGCTCGCGCCTCGGCCGTCTTACGAGCCTGCCGCTGGTGAAGGATCTGGAGAAGATGGAGCGGGTTCGGAAGTTCTGGCAGCCGTGGTTCATCGCGTGGACGGCGAGACCGGATGATCCGGCGCTCTGGGAATATGGGTGGCTGTTAGAGGAGTTCCGATTGTCGCTCTTCGCCCCGGATATCGGTGTTGAGATGAAGGTTTCGGAGAAGCGGCTTGCGGAGGGGTTTTGA
- a CDS encoding nucleotidyl transferase AbiEii/AbiGii toxin family protein produces MKLQKDIHEFVALLLSRKVEFLLVGGYALAFHGAPRFTEDIDLFVFVSPENASKMAGVIEEFGFGELGLSTADFLVPDQVIQLGRAPHRIDLLTGISGVTWEMACESRIEVELDDLKVFVIGKAALEANKAATGRPQDLADLARLRGRA; encoded by the coding sequence ATGAAGCTACAAAAGGACATCCACGAGTTTGTCGCGTTGTTGCTCTCGCGGAAAGTTGAGTTCCTTCTGGTTGGCGGCTATGCGCTTGCGTTTCACGGAGCACCCCGGTTCACGGAAGATATCGACTTGTTCGTGTTCGTTTCACCCGAGAATGCTTCGAAGATGGCTGGGGTGATCGAAGAGTTTGGCTTTGGCGAACTTGGCCTCAGTACTGCCGACTTCCTCGTGCCGGATCAAGTGATTCAACTCGGCCGGGCTCCCCACAGGATCGACCTTTTGACCGGGATCAGCGGTGTGACTTGGGAGATGGCGTGCGAATCGAGAATTGAAGTGGAACTCGATGATTTGAAGGTTTTTGTCATCGGGAAAGCAGCTCTGGAAGCTAACAAGGCTGCTACGGGAAGGCCTCAGGATTTGGCGGACTTGGCCCGTTTGCGTGGCCGGGCTTGA